From Drosophila yakuba strain Tai18E2 chromosome 2L, Prin_Dyak_Tai18E2_2.1, whole genome shotgun sequence, one genomic window encodes:
- the LOC120320873 gene encoding uncharacterized protein LOC120320873, whose amino-acid sequence MLQRCNPHLPTSDWRGVKVDEMEGPTNQAILILNKESLAPIKAAHGELNFGFNSVTIKVYKSDSAKEDQEGGEGVIAEITYEIEASEAKDGYLTDASVLSSLANMGPMTDLDTSDEERADTTVVEMPTEDVREA is encoded by the coding sequence ATGCTGCAGCGATGCAACCCCCACcttcccacctcggactggcgagGGGTGAAGGTCGACGAAATGGAAGGgccaacaaaccaggccatcctcatcctAAACAAGGAGTCCCTAGCTCCCATTAAGGCCGCTCACGGGGAGCTAAACTTCGGGTTTAACTCAGTGACCATAAAGGTCTATAAATCAgactccgccaaggaggatcaggaaggCGGTGAAGGAGTGATCGCGGAGATTACCTATgagatcgaggcatcggaaGCCAAGGACGGCTACTTGACCGATGCTTCAGTCCTCAGCAGCCTTGCAAATATGGGTCCAATGACGGACCTAGACACATCGGACGAGGAGAGAGCCGACACTACCGTGGTGGAGATGCCCACAGAAGATGTCCGTGAGGCTTGA